Proteins encoded in a region of the Bombiscardovia apis genome:
- a CDS encoding carbohydrate ABC transporter permease, producing the protein MTDYSGTSPSPMPSHSSLGRSKQETRAPKKMKSYGKMAGLLLTPTGIILVALVVVPIIFLVFTSFTNFNRKSLMTGEFEMRGLSQYQAVISGPTFWAALVRTFLFTAALVVGSMLIGMGVAQMMTKLGTFMRYVVTFVLIFAWAMPNVASSFVWVWLFQPKYGVINWLLTKLRIFGDVSNLAWSDNTTLAFVSIWLLVVWQAVPYIAITLYAATSQLDPSSLEAAQLDGAGPIRTYWQIIVPLISPSILVIGMLSVIWDFNVFNQIWLVSAGGPSGSTSTIGVFTYKKAFINFDIAQGAAISVITVAILLVITSFYVRNLLKSGEDL; encoded by the coding sequence ATGACAGATTATTCCGGCACGAGCCCATCGCCGATGCCGTCGCACAGCAGTCTTGGTCGCAGCAAGCAAGAAACCCGAGCGCCCAAGAAGATGAAAAGTTATGGCAAGATGGCTGGCCTCTTACTGACACCCACCGGCATAATCTTGGTGGCGCTCGTAGTAGTGCCCATCATATTCTTGGTCTTCACCTCCTTTACTAACTTCAACCGCAAGTCGCTCATGACTGGCGAGTTTGAGATGAGGGGCTTAAGCCAATACCAGGCAGTGATCTCAGGTCCTACCTTCTGGGCTGCTTTAGTTAGGACCTTCCTCTTTACTGCCGCCCTCGTAGTTGGCTCCATGCTCATCGGCATGGGAGTAGCTCAAATGATGACCAAACTCGGTACGTTTATGCGCTACGTAGTCACCTTCGTATTGATTTTCGCTTGGGCCATGCCTAATGTAGCGTCTTCCTTCGTTTGGGTTTGGCTCTTCCAACCCAAATACGGCGTTATCAACTGGCTTTTAACCAAGCTGCGTATCTTTGGAGACGTATCCAACTTAGCGTGGTCTGATAACACTACTCTTGCCTTCGTAAGTATCTGGCTACTAGTGGTCTGGCAGGCAGTGCCCTATATCGCCATTACCCTCTACGCTGCAACCTCCCAGCTGGACCCTTCCAGTCTTGAGGCCGCCCAGCTGGACGGCGCTGGCCCCATTCGCACCTACTGGCAGATTATTGTGCCGCTGATTTCTCCCAGCATTTTGGTTATCGGAATGCTTTCAGTCATCTGGGACTTCAACGTATTTAACCAGATTTGGCTAGTCTCTGCCGGCGGCCCCAGCGGTTCTACATCAACAATTGGTGTCTTCACCTATAAGAAGGCCTTCATCAACTTTGATATTGCCCAGGGCGCAGCCATCTCTGTTATTACCGTAGCAATTTTGCTCGTTATTACCAGCTTCTATGTACGCAATCTCCTGAAATCAGGTGAGGATCTATGA
- a CDS encoding peptidylprolyl isomerase has protein sequence MTTVIMHTSEGDIRLDLFDDKASQTVENFLGLASGSKEWKDPITGETRNDPFYNGLTFHRIIKDFMIQGGCPLGTGTGGPGYEFDDEIDPNLTFDAPYKLAMANAGTRRDPRSGEIHGTNGSQFFITSVPTPWLDGHHTIFGEVADEASKKVVDALNSVKTGRGDQPVEPVMIETVEVL, from the coding sequence ATGACAACTGTAATTATGCATACATCCGAAGGCGACATCCGCCTCGACCTCTTCGACGACAAAGCTTCCCAGACCGTTGAGAACTTCTTGGGCCTGGCTTCTGGCTCCAAGGAGTGGAAGGATCCCATCACGGGCGAAACCCGCAACGATCCCTTCTACAACGGTTTGACCTTCCACCGCATTATCAAGGACTTCATGATTCAGGGCGGCTGCCCGCTCGGCACCGGCACCGGCGGCCCCGGCTACGAGTTCGACGATGAAATTGACCCCAATCTCACCTTCGATGCTCCCTACAAGCTGGCTATGGCCAACGCTGGTACCCGTCGCGATCCTCGCAGCGGCGAGATTCACGGCACCAACGGCTCCCAGTTCTTCATCACGAGCGTGCCTACTCCTTGGCTCGACGGCCACCACACCATCTTTGGTGAGGTTGCAGACGAGGCTTCCAAGAAGGTAGTGGATGCTCTGAACTCAGTGAAGACCGGCCGCGGCGATCAGCCAGTTGAGCCCGTTATGATTGAGACGGTAGAAGTGCTCTAA
- a CDS encoding YccF domain-containing protein, whose translation MRLLGNIIWLILGGLFLSLSWAFVGLILSITIVGLPLGVQAFKMAKLTLSPFGKTVYYGGGLGSTIANVFWIVLVGWWMALGYVVAGLANMITIIGIPFGIQSFKMAALSLMPFGSRVAKNLY comes from the coding sequence ATGCGATTGCTTGGCAATATTATCTGGCTCATTTTGGGGGGATTGTTTCTTTCCCTCAGCTGGGCCTTCGTAGGGTTAATCTTGAGCATCACTATTGTGGGCCTTCCCTTGGGCGTGCAGGCCTTCAAAATGGCAAAGTTGACTCTTTCTCCTTTCGGCAAGACCGTTTATTATGGTGGCGGTCTCGGCTCCACCATTGCTAACGTTTTCTGGATAGTATTGGTGGGCTGGTGGATGGCCTTGGGCTACGTCGTTGCAGGCTTGGCAAATATGATTACTATTATTGGCATTCCTTTCGGTATTCAGTCTTTCAAAATGGCTGCGCTGTCTTTAATGCCCTTCGGCTCTCGGGTCGCCAAGAACTTGTATTAA
- a CDS encoding extracellular solute-binding protein → MMRNKTWIAGVALATATVLALSGCSMGGSSSSNKEASGDADGKGKTITVWAMKGDYTDETLAAINKAFKEKTGADVKVQTQQWDGIGTKITTALSTSTPPDIIDMGNTQVAGYAASGGLMDLTSEKSNLSAGNKWIKGLEEPATIDGKLYGVPAFAAARAVIYNKQIWKDAGVTSEPKNWDEFTAALDKVQAKNAENADFVPFYMPGQYWYSALQFIWDAGGNVAQEKDGSWKGTMSSENSIKGMDQWKAFQNKYSSEASRSVDTETPSMDDMLADGKTGAILSNSATIGTVKKTNPALTDDSLGTFAMPGQSGKNQVSMVAGSDWAVAAKSQNQKLAIEWLKIAASDEIQQTWVFEHDGWLPNSVEGLDKSMKSDKFPQVQKGFFEAAKNSKTTPASPNWADVESDKSINDFTKTIATGSASTKDAAQKFDAHLDEVFAKKN, encoded by the coding sequence ATGATGAGAAACAAGACATGGATTGCAGGCGTCGCACTTGCCACAGCCACAGTGCTAGCACTCTCGGGGTGCTCAATGGGTGGCAGCTCGTCTTCTAACAAAGAAGCTTCGGGAGATGCCGACGGCAAGGGCAAAACCATTACCGTATGGGCCATGAAGGGTGACTACACCGACGAAACCTTAGCTGCCATTAACAAGGCCTTCAAGGAGAAGACCGGAGCCGACGTTAAAGTTCAGACTCAGCAGTGGGATGGCATCGGCACGAAGATTACTACCGCCTTATCTACCTCCACTCCCCCAGATATCATCGACATGGGCAACACGCAGGTTGCTGGCTATGCAGCTTCGGGCGGTCTGATGGATCTGACCAGCGAAAAGAGCAATCTGAGCGCCGGAAACAAGTGGATTAAGGGATTGGAAGAGCCTGCAACCATCGACGGTAAGCTCTACGGCGTTCCCGCTTTTGCTGCCGCTCGCGCTGTGATTTACAACAAGCAGATTTGGAAAGACGCTGGAGTTACCTCCGAGCCCAAGAACTGGGATGAGTTCACAGCTGCTCTCGATAAGGTACAGGCCAAGAATGCTGAGAATGCCGACTTTGTGCCCTTCTACATGCCCGGCCAATACTGGTATTCAGCCCTCCAGTTCATCTGGGATGCCGGCGGTAATGTAGCTCAAGAAAAAGATGGCAGCTGGAAGGGTACCATGTCGAGCGAAAACTCTATTAAGGGCATGGACCAGTGGAAAGCCTTCCAAAACAAGTACTCTAGTGAAGCTTCCCGCAGCGTCGACACAGAAACTCCTAGTATGGACGACATGCTGGCAGATGGCAAGACCGGCGCTATCCTGAGTAATTCCGCCACTATTGGCACCGTAAAGAAGACTAATCCTGCGCTCACCGACGACAGCCTAGGCACCTTCGCAATGCCCGGCCAGTCCGGCAAGAATCAGGTCTCCATGGTTGCCGGCTCCGATTGGGCTGTAGCTGCCAAGAGCCAGAACCAGAAGCTCGCCATTGAGTGGCTCAAGATTGCTGCCAGCGACGAGATTCAGCAGACCTGGGTCTTTGAGCACGACGGATGGCTGCCCAACTCGGTAGAAGGCTTGGACAAGTCTATGAAGTCCGACAAGTTCCCACAGGTACAGAAGGGCTTCTTCGAAGCTGCTAAGAATTCCAAGACCACTCCGGCCTCCCCCAACTGGGCAGACGTCGAGTCTGACAAGTCCATCAACGACTTCACCAAGACGATTGCTACTGGTAGCGCTTCCACCAAGGATGCAGCACAGAAGTTCGATGCCCACCTAGACGAAGTCTTCGCTAAGAAGAACTAG
- a CDS encoding DEAD/DEAH box helicase has protein sequence MSHTDQQQDLSSNSRLPVDGPGSNAHQLAAKEAQPGQYASLSAQVPSIGEERNLDSDELYERFFGWVADKGITPWPHQEEAVMSLLSGDHVVLNTPTGSGKSLVALAMHFIALCTGRRSYYTAPIKALVSEKFFDLVHDLGRENVGMITGDTHINTDAPVICCTAEILANQALREGEHADVGCVAMDEFHFYGDPDRGWAWQVPLLTLPQTQFLLMSATLGDVSAIADSLQERTGRPVDVVADAPRPVPLSYRYVETPLASTIEELIGKQQTPVYIVHFSQDAALETAQALSSSGVSSKEDRERIKEAIAGTKFTTGFGKILSRLLRTGVGIHHAGMLPRYRRLVEQLAQQGLLPVICGTDTLGVGINVPIHTVLLTALTKFDGFKMRRLRAREFHQIAGRAGRMGFDSEGLVVAEAPEYEIENAKALAKAGDDPKKLKKIKRKKAPEGFVTWSQTTFDHLVEAQPETLKARLQVTHAMVLNEVAQGGDARARVDQLIDDSLQTPNEKEDLHARAEEIFQTLQDTGVIEILEGPNGTPDYDTTVDLPEDFALDQPLSPFLLAALELLDPDSPTYDMDLISMVEATLEDPRQVLKAQQRQARDQAIQEMKAEGMEYEERMEKLQEVTYPKPLEELLYEAFDRYKRDVPWANDFELKPKSVLRDMLETASDFNSYTGRYGISRSEGTLLRYLSDAYRALSRTVPDSKLDDQLDDVIAWLKLVVRSVDSSLVDEWEAAGQAGQAPSADLDAAPPQDKDQVVHDRRALQLLVRNAMFHRVELVAFDKPQQLANLDADWGYALRAWEDALDDFYEEHEAINTGEKARSNDFFSIDDSRETREHIWRVQQVFDDVEGEHDWGIAGLVDVDASQEEGQVVFTDYQVGPIEELLKL, from the coding sequence ATGTCACATACCGATCAGCAGCAAGACCTTTCATCCAACTCAAGGCTGCCTGTTGACGGCCCCGGGAGCAATGCCCATCAGCTCGCAGCCAAAGAGGCTCAGCCAGGCCAGTACGCTTCGCTTTCAGCTCAGGTGCCTAGCATAGGTGAGGAGCGCAATCTCGATAGTGACGAGCTCTATGAGCGCTTTTTTGGGTGGGTAGCAGATAAGGGCATCACTCCCTGGCCCCATCAAGAGGAAGCGGTGATGTCGCTGCTTTCGGGAGATCATGTAGTACTCAACACGCCCACTGGCTCGGGTAAGTCGCTAGTGGCGCTCGCCATGCATTTTATCGCCTTGTGCACGGGCAGGCGTTCCTATTACACGGCTCCTATTAAAGCTCTAGTCTCCGAGAAGTTCTTTGACTTAGTCCACGATTTGGGGCGTGAGAACGTCGGTATGATTACCGGAGACACGCATATCAATACCGATGCGCCCGTCATCTGCTGCACTGCGGAGATTTTGGCTAATCAAGCCTTGCGCGAGGGCGAGCATGCCGACGTGGGCTGCGTGGCTATGGACGAATTCCACTTTTACGGAGACCCTGACCGCGGTTGGGCCTGGCAGGTGCCACTGCTGACGCTACCGCAGACCCAGTTCTTACTGATGTCAGCAACCTTGGGCGATGTCTCCGCTATTGCAGATTCCCTCCAAGAGCGCACAGGTCGGCCGGTAGATGTGGTGGCTGATGCACCTCGCCCGGTGCCGTTGTCTTATCGTTATGTCGAAACTCCTCTCGCTTCTACTATTGAAGAGTTAATAGGCAAACAGCAGACCCCGGTCTACATTGTTCACTTCTCGCAAGATGCAGCGCTTGAGACAGCGCAGGCTCTTTCGAGCTCGGGAGTCTCCAGCAAGGAAGACCGCGAGCGTATTAAAGAAGCTATCGCAGGTACCAAATTCACAACTGGCTTCGGTAAGATTCTCTCCCGCCTCTTGCGCACGGGCGTGGGCATTCACCATGCTGGCATGCTGCCTCGCTACCGGCGGTTGGTAGAGCAGCTGGCCCAACAAGGCCTCCTGCCCGTTATTTGCGGCACTGACACCCTAGGCGTGGGTATCAATGTGCCCATTCACACGGTATTGTTGACGGCGCTCACCAAGTTCGACGGATTCAAAATGCGCCGGCTGCGGGCCCGCGAATTCCATCAAATTGCTGGCAGGGCTGGGCGTATGGGCTTCGACTCGGAAGGTCTGGTAGTGGCCGAAGCGCCCGAATATGAGATTGAGAATGCCAAAGCTCTTGCTAAGGCGGGCGACGACCCCAAGAAGCTCAAGAAAATCAAGCGTAAGAAGGCTCCGGAAGGCTTTGTGACTTGGAGTCAGACCACCTTCGACCATCTAGTGGAGGCTCAGCCGGAAACCTTGAAGGCCCGCTTGCAGGTTACGCATGCCATGGTGCTTAACGAGGTGGCTCAGGGAGGCGATGCCCGCGCCCGGGTCGACCAGCTCATTGATGACTCTTTGCAGACGCCTAATGAGAAGGAAGACCTCCACGCTCGGGCTGAGGAAATCTTCCAAACCCTGCAAGATACTGGCGTAATCGAGATACTCGAAGGCCCTAATGGCACTCCCGACTACGATACAACTGTGGACCTGCCCGAAGACTTCGCCTTGGACCAGCCTCTCTCGCCCTTCCTTTTGGCTGCCCTGGAGCTCTTAGACCCAGATTCACCCACTTACGACATGGATCTCATTTCGATGGTGGAAGCCACCCTAGAGGATCCTCGACAGGTCTTGAAGGCCCAGCAGAGGCAGGCGCGCGACCAAGCCATCCAAGAGATGAAAGCTGAGGGGATGGAGTATGAGGAGCGGATGGAGAAGCTCCAAGAAGTTACCTACCCCAAGCCCTTAGAAGAGCTGCTCTATGAGGCCTTCGATCGTTATAAGCGCGATGTGCCTTGGGCCAACGATTTCGAGCTCAAGCCTAAGTCAGTACTGCGAGACATGCTGGAAACTGCCTCAGACTTCAACTCCTACACGGGCCGCTATGGTATTTCACGCTCCGAGGGCACGCTGCTGCGCTATCTTTCTGACGCCTACCGGGCCCTGAGCCGCACTGTGCCAGACAGCAAGCTCGACGACCAGCTCGACGATGTAATCGCCTGGCTCAAGCTCGTAGTGCGTTCAGTTGACTCTTCGCTAGTCGACGAATGGGAGGCTGCTGGCCAAGCTGGGCAGGCTCCTTCTGCTGATTTGGACGCTGCACCTCCGCAAGACAAGGACCAGGTCGTGCACGACCGCAGGGCTCTCCAACTGCTGGTGCGCAATGCCATGTTCCACAGGGTAGAGCTCGTGGCTTTCGACAAGCCCCAACAGCTGGCGAACCTCGATGCGGATTGGGGTTACGCCCTGCGAGCCTGGGAAGATGCGCTCGACGACTTCTACGAGGAGCACGAGGCCATCAATACTGGCGAGAAGGCCCGATCCAATGACTTCTTTAGCATCGACGATTCGCGAGAGACCCGCGAGCATATTTGGCGGGTTCAGCAGGTCTTCGACGATGTTGAAGGCGAGCACGACTGGGGCATTGCCGGTTTGGTAGATGTCGACGCCAGCCAAGAAGAGGGTCAAGTAGTCTTTACCGACTATCAGGTTGGCCCCATTGAAGAGCTGCTCAAGCTGTGA
- a CDS encoding replication-associated recombination protein A: MVDDLFAAAQVPEEHTLPLAVRMRPRELSELVGQTKAVAPGTPLERLARSGSGSQTKLTAPSSVILFGPPGVGKTTLAYIVAEQSGRAFEELSAVTSGVKELRELLAGARERLVSIGQETVLFVDEVHRFSKSQQDALLPAVENRDVTLVAATTENPSFSVIAPLLSRSVVVKLESLEASDIAHLIDRALVDERGLKDEVKIDDEARERIVSLAGGDARKALTILEAAAGAVTGEQPRKKGARKPVITLKVVAAVMDVAAVRYDKQGDDHYDVASAFIKSMRGSDPDAALHYLARMLRAGEDPRFIARRIMIAAAEEVGMAAPQILQTTVAAAQAVAMIGMPEARIILSEAVIAVATAPKSNAAYLAIDQALADVDSGNIGQVPLHLRNAPTKLMKAWGNHDGYRYAHDWPGAVAPQQYMPDELVGHVYYRPNDRGYEHEVGPRLERIRSILQENQSDSASSIKSQGENAGTAEKASDKG; encoded by the coding sequence ATGGTAGACGATCTCTTTGCTGCTGCGCAAGTGCCCGAAGAGCACACCCTGCCGCTGGCAGTACGGATGCGACCACGCGAATTGAGCGAGCTCGTGGGGCAGACCAAGGCCGTAGCGCCCGGCACCCCCTTGGAGCGCTTGGCTCGCTCGGGCTCTGGCAGTCAAACCAAGCTCACCGCGCCCAGCTCGGTTATTTTGTTTGGTCCTCCCGGGGTAGGTAAAACTACTTTGGCATACATCGTGGCCGAGCAGTCCGGCCGCGCCTTTGAAGAGCTTTCGGCAGTGACTTCCGGCGTTAAAGAACTGCGTGAGTTGCTGGCTGGCGCTCGCGAACGCCTAGTTTCAATTGGCCAAGAGACCGTTTTATTCGTGGACGAAGTCCATCGTTTTTCTAAGTCGCAGCAAGATGCCCTGCTTCCCGCGGTAGAGAATCGGGATGTAACCTTAGTAGCTGCAACCACTGAAAACCCTAGCTTTTCGGTCATTGCACCCCTGCTTTCGCGCTCGGTAGTGGTCAAACTTGAGTCCTTGGAAGCTTCAGATATTGCACATCTCATCGATCGGGCGCTGGTCGACGAGCGCGGGCTCAAAGATGAAGTAAAGATAGACGACGAGGCCCGAGAACGCATCGTTTCACTAGCGGGTGGCGACGCTCGCAAGGCCCTCACGATTCTGGAGGCCGCAGCTGGTGCGGTCACTGGTGAGCAGCCCCGCAAGAAGGGCGCTCGCAAGCCCGTTATTACCCTCAAAGTGGTTGCTGCTGTTATGGATGTGGCTGCTGTGCGCTACGACAAACAGGGCGACGACCATTATGATGTGGCCTCGGCTTTTATTAAGTCCATGCGGGGCTCAGATCCGGATGCGGCCCTACACTATCTGGCTCGCATGCTCAGGGCAGGGGAGGATCCGCGCTTCATTGCTCGACGCATTATGATTGCTGCTGCTGAAGAAGTGGGCATGGCTGCTCCTCAGATTTTGCAGACGACCGTTGCTGCTGCCCAAGCTGTTGCCATGATTGGTATGCCTGAGGCGCGTATTATCTTGTCCGAAGCTGTCATTGCTGTAGCGACTGCGCCCAAGTCGAACGCTGCCTATCTGGCCATCGACCAAGCTCTTGCAGACGTTGACTCTGGCAATATAGGCCAGGTGCCCCTGCATTTGCGCAATGCTCCTACTAAACTGATGAAGGCTTGGGGTAATCATGATGGCTACCGGTATGCTCATGATTGGCCCGGCGCGGTGGCTCCCCAGCAGTATATGCCCGATGAATTAGTTGGCCACGTGTATTATCGGCCCAACGACCGCGGCTATGAGCATGAGGTGGGGCCTCGCTTGGAACGCATTCGTAGCATTCTTCAAGAGAATCAATCAGATTCTGCTAGTAGCATAAAGAGTCAAGGCGAGAATGCCGGAACGGCTGAGAAAGCCTCAGATAAGGGGTAG
- a CDS encoding Gfo/Idh/MocA family protein, which translates to MEAADAGSQQAGSTGKGPVRVAILGAGRIAHHMAQTLQLMRSDPRYRDLVEPYAVASRSLERAQVLSQLYAIPHTYGSYQELLENPNVDLVYIATPHSLHAQQAKDCLEAGKHILVEKSFTLNAKQAQVVIDLARSKGLLCAEAIWTRYMPSRDLLAQILSSETIGKIRAASASLCYPTTHKPRIVDPALGGGALLDVGVYSLNFIDMVFGGRQPKQMQTTAAMYATGVDESNSTTLVYADGSMGVASSSMSVACDRTGSIWGSEGYIVCHNINNIEAIDVYGADHQLLDHHEVPGQLTGYEYEVEAAARAIQAGQVECPQMPHNTTIRMMEWMDAIRAQWGMHYPSEA; encoded by the coding sequence ATGGAAGCAGCAGACGCAGGCAGTCAACAGGCAGGCTCGACAGGCAAAGGGCCGGTGCGGGTTGCGATTTTAGGGGCTGGCCGGATTGCTCACCACATGGCCCAAACCTTGCAACTTATGCGCTCAGACCCGCGCTACCGAGACTTGGTAGAGCCTTACGCAGTGGCCTCTCGCTCGCTGGAGCGGGCGCAAGTCTTATCTCAGCTCTATGCCATCCCTCACACCTATGGCTCCTATCAAGAGCTGCTCGAAAACCCGAACGTTGACTTAGTCTACATTGCGACTCCTCACAGCCTGCACGCCCAGCAGGCTAAAGACTGTCTTGAAGCTGGTAAGCACATACTGGTCGAAAAGTCTTTCACCCTCAACGCTAAGCAGGCTCAAGTCGTGATTGACCTAGCCCGCAGCAAGGGGCTTTTGTGTGCCGAAGCTATATGGACTCGCTATATGCCTTCTCGCGACTTGCTTGCCCAGATTCTTTCCTCGGAAACAATCGGGAAGATTCGAGCTGCCTCGGCTAGCCTGTGCTACCCCACTACCCATAAGCCGAGAATAGTGGATCCAGCTCTTGGCGGCGGCGCTCTGTTAGATGTGGGCGTGTACTCACTCAACTTTATCGACATGGTTTTTGGTGGCCGCCAGCCCAAGCAGATGCAGACCACCGCTGCCATGTATGCAACGGGCGTGGATGAATCGAACAGCACTACGCTCGTCTATGCAGACGGTTCAATGGGCGTGGCCAGCTCGTCGATGAGCGTTGCTTGCGATCGGACCGGAAGCATTTGGGGCAGCGAGGGATACATAGTCTGCCACAACATTAACAATATCGAAGCAATTGACGTATACGGGGCCGACCACCAGCTGCTCGACCACCACGAAGTTCCCGGCCAGCTCACCGGCTATGAGTACGAAGTGGAGGCAGCAGCTCGGGCCATACAGGCCGGGCAGGTGGAATGCCCGCAGATGCCTCACAACACCACTATTCGCATGATGGAGTGGATGGACGCTATTCGCGCTCAGTGGGGTATGCACTACCCGAGCGAGGCCTAA
- a CDS encoding MarR family winged helix-turn-helix transcriptional regulator: MAKQQQYHWLSGYIASIYRQSKSEFKKQLALPGFKGTQSDVMMFLYDHKGLCQRQIAAQMGVDPSLLARDIKTLLEHKLVVSQINPNDKRANVIALSQQGEELAKRQIRAINTWWSHFFEQEPEVDPAAVLQTLAALNRHLKVQISANAQ; the protein is encoded by the coding sequence ATGGCTAAACAGCAGCAATACCACTGGCTCAGCGGATACATTGCCAGCATTTATAGGCAGTCGAAGTCTGAGTTCAAGAAGCAGCTCGCCCTGCCTGGCTTCAAAGGTACCCAGAGCGACGTGATGATGTTTCTTTACGACCATAAGGGCTTGTGCCAGCGGCAGATCGCAGCCCAGATGGGGGTCGACCCCAGCCTGCTAGCTCGCGACATTAAGACGCTCTTGGAGCATAAGCTGGTAGTGAGCCAAATCAATCCCAACGACAAGCGCGCCAATGTGATTGCTTTAAGTCAACAGGGAGAAGAGCTTGCTAAGCGGCAGATTCGCGCCATCAACACATGGTGGTCCCACTTCTTTGAGCAGGAGCCAGAAGTGGACCCTGCCGCGGTTTTGCAAACGCTCGCAGCTTTGAACCGTCATTTGAAGGTCCAAATCAGCGCAAACGCGCAGTAA